The Salvia miltiorrhiza cultivar Shanhuang (shh) chromosome 2, IMPLAD_Smil_shh, whole genome shotgun sequence DNA window ATTATTTAATAGATAGATGATATCTGTGAAATGAGTCAAAATTTAGATTCGGTTACTTTTCTAAAATATCAACAAAAGTATTGGTATATCATCGGATGCGATGTGAATACAAATATAAGCATAATGCAAACTTTACTCCATTCAAACGAGTACATACAAATATCCTaaaaatactagtaataaaataatctaatatttATCAAGTTATTCTCAGAGATTTTAGACATCtccaaaattcataattttcgAGATGCCACCTTAAATTTTGGTCCGGTAATAAAAGTACGAGAATACGAGAGCATCTCCACCCCGCGTGTCAAAACTCGAAAGGGGCGTCGATCCGGGTCGCCAAACTGGTGGCCGCATTGGAGATGCGGCCAAATTCAAAGCGGGGACGAGCTGGAGACCCAGAGCGAAGGGAGTTTATGTGTGGCGCGTTCTCGCATCCGGAGGACGCgccctattaaaaaaaatgaaattatatttaaaattcaaaattcgaccgttttgattttttttttttagttttagattttaattttttttctttttattttccttctataaataccacccTTCCACAATCTAAAATTCAGTACTTTCTCATTATCTCAACtgcaattctctcttctacatttTTCTTGTAATGGATCGCGAATTCGATGAATACCTCGAGCAACAAAGCGGAGGTTCGAGGCTTCCGATGATGGGGTTTGCTCCGTTTTCGCAAGTCTCCAATGTCTTGGCTACGAGAAATCTTCGCACGCCCACCAACGCCCAAGAAGCGCCGGAGACTGAGAAGCCGAAAGCCAAGAGAACCCGCACCCAATACTCTAGCGAAGAGACCGAGCTCGTGGCAATCTTGTGGGCGGAGGCTACCCACAATCCTATTTTGGGAACCTCCCAAAGTTACTCCAATATTTGAGGAGCAATCGCGGAGAAGTTCAACGCGCTCAAACCATCGGGAGCGCCGATACATAAGCCGGATCATTTCAAATCCCACTTCGCACGTGTCCAAAAGGACACGAAATATTTCGAGGCCTTCTACAACATTTGCAAGGACAATTGGGGAAGCGGTATGAGAAACGACCAAATCACCCAACAAGCTCAGACGATGTTCGAGGcgaatttcaagaagcaattTTCCTACATCAAAGCTTGGAAAGTCCTGTGCGAGTGTGAAAGATTCATGTCGCAAGTCGGGGATGTCCACTCCGCGAAGaagtcgaagggctccgatGGCCAAGCAACCACCACTTCTTCGGAGCCGAGTATCACGACTAGGCCTCAAGGCCAAAAAGCGACAAAGCGAGACAAGGGGAAAGGGAAGAAGGGAGAAGGATCTTCGAGAGGCATCTCGGTCTTCGAGGCCCTTGAGAAGGTCGCCGAAAGCATGAAGGAGCATGCTCTCCAAACGGGGCAAATCGCCGAAGTCAAAAATGTGCAAGCCGAGATGAAACAGGAGGAAATAgatatgaagctcttgaacaCAGACACGACGAATATGACGGGGGCACAATTGGCCTTGCACAACCAcctagtccaagaagtgctcaagcgtcgagggCTTATTTAGATTaggaaattattgtaatttttattttattatcttattttaattatgtctttaattttattttaattattgtaatgtttaattttaatgaaatttgaaatttaaaaataaaagtgtagaaatatgaattttatggaAATGAGGATCTAAGACACCAtttaagacacaatgcattggagaggggtgtgtcttaagTGGGGACCACCACTAAGACCCCCTCTACCATACATTGGAGATGCTCTGAGAAAGTTATTAGGAGTAAAAATAATAGAACCGCACAcatgaaatattaaaatataattttcaaaagATTTGTTTTGCTTTTAGAGGCATGAAAACAAGGTGTAGCCGTGTAGGAATGAAAATAATTTCGTCCCAAATGATTCGTTGATCAGGACTTGGGATATAGTGTGCTAGTTAGTTTGTTATAGCTGACGGTGTGCAATAATGGTATAGTATATTGGAGATGTAATTAATACTCGTATAATTGAATGGAACTCCTAAAAATCCTACTAATTTGTTAAGCAGAGTGTCGTCCAATAACAATTTGCTTTGTCTCTCCGTGTTagtctctctctcacacacacacaaacacacagaTGAGCCTGAGAAAGAGGTTGCGCTCCGTATTAATCTCTTGTCTCATAtatcttttcttcttcttgttggtCTTCTCTCTCTAGCATACCATCCATGGGAGAGCATGCAAGACCAAATCCCAATGATTTGATTCGCTTTCTAGGAATTGCAAACGTCTGCAGGGCATGCAAATCCTTCCTCTCCAAATGCTACCCAGAGAAGCAACCCTTTTTTTTGAAGAAGCCAGCAAACAAACCCAAACCCAAGCCAATCGAAGATACCAAGGTACGTATTTCTTGTAACATACCCTCGTCTTTCTACAAAACAAATTATTAACATCCTAATCCTGCAGATCAGCAGATCAAAGACCAAGAAACATAATGCTGGGAGAGAAGTTGATGACAGACAAGGGAGTGATTACGACGACACCCAAGCAACAAGATCGCCCCACCGGGGCTCTGGCTCGTCCCGGCTGTCGAGGAATCTGAGCTACCACGGCCGGAGCGGAGCAGCTACAGGGCCCCTTTCAAGGAGCCTGAGCCATAAAGAATCAACGAGGGGTGCTGCTGTTGGAGGCTTGACACACACGTTTTCGAGAAGCACGAGCAGGGGGATCGCGGCCCCCATCATTTTCTCCAACTCGAGTGGGCTGATCAAGCCGGCCGCAATGGAGAAGCAGCTCGAGTGCACCCTCGAGGAGCTCTGCTTCGGTTGCATCAAGAAGGTCGCCATCAAAAGAGACGCCGTCAAAGGCAACGGGTAAAAAACAGAAACAACCATACATCATAATATAATCATGATGGACACAGAGATCTTAACACCTTTTTCTCTGCAACTCTGGTGCAGGCAAATAGTGGAGGAAGATGAAATTGTGACGATCAAAGTGGAGCCGGGATGGAGGAGAGGCACGAAGATCACATTCGAGGGGAAGGGGAATCAGATGCCCGGTACAGAAGCCGCGGATGTAGTATTCGTGATAGCAGAGAAAGAACACTCCTTGTTCAAGAGGCAAGAGGATGATCTGCAACTGGGAGTTGAGATCATGTTGGTGGATGCTCTAACGGGGTGCGCGCTTCTCCTCCCGTTGCTGGGAGGCGAGACGACCAGCCTCAGAATAGAGGACGTCGTGCACCCCGGCTACGTGAAGACCATACAAGGACAAGGCATGCCAAAGCAACACGAGCCCGGGACAAGAGGGGACTTGATCGTCAACATCTCTGCCAAGTTCCCGGAGACGTTGACACAAGAGCAGCGATCTACTGCTGCTACTATTTTGCAGCAGACTTGTTAATTAATCTACCGTTTCTTCCCCTCTTGATCTTTTTCTTTACAGATGCAGAGGTGACTACTAAGATTTGTACAAAACTAAAGCTGATCTATCATAAGCTGACTTCTATATCTTCTTGTTTTGATATGGGTGAGCTGCTACTAAAGattctaataataataacctACTGACTCTTGTTTAATTAAGAGCAATACCACAACAAAAAGAATAGCCatagaaataataaactgcAGATGCAAAGAATGTCATCGATTATCATTTTTATGTACATAAACATACAAATGAGTTCTACGCGCTGAGAAAAAGGGAAAGTACACAAGTGTTTAGCTTTTCTGCCTGCACACAGATAGATGGTAGAGATACCGAAGCAAATGAGATAAATATTTCGATCTATATAATATAACCATAGGACTTGGTTATCTAGTCCCATTAGCAGTCATCAGAAAACCGAATCAAGGCCTGCTACGTCTTATTAAAAATAAACCACACAACCAGAAGGAATGCAGGCATATGAATCTTACCATCCGAGCAACACACGGATAATGCCAAGTATATCACCACTTAACACAGCTTTCACAAATTTCAGCTTTCTGGAGGTGTATGGTGGATATCTTGCAGATATTTCCCCACCAAACCCGCGGTACAGAACTGGCTTTTTATGGCTGAAAGCCTCAAAAGAGAATTTACCGTGGTATGATCCCATTCCACTTTCTCCCACACCTCCGAATGGCAATGTGGCCTCAGCAAGCTGCCCAAAAGAGTTTATAATATGGTTCAGATCTACCGAGTGGCATTTCCCATCAAATTAGTTGATAGATTTAGCAATAATATTGATGAAGCAACAAGAAGAAGATAATTTAAGCATGTATTGTGCCTTTAATTGCATGTTATCAAGTCTTCAAgaacaaaataattttaatagcgTCAGAAGAAAGACTTACATGAATAGTTACTTCATTAACGGAAATGCCCCCCGCTGAAACTCTTTGCACGAATTCTTCCTTGAGCTTCTTgtcatttgtaaatatatatgcaGCAAGGGGCTTGTCTTTAGAAGTAATCAAGTTAATGCCGTCCTTAATATTGTTGACCTTCATATAAAACGAAAATACAGAAACTTAAGAAAATCAATACACTATTAAGTTTCCATAGCTAAAACAAGAATCAGCTAAGGAATTAGGGACCAGTGAGTCTTCTGGCTCATCCAGTAAAACAAACATgaacattttcttttcttttcttcgttTTACTTGTTTTGGTTTATCATGGCAAGAATTAcgtataaataaatcaaattatcCAACTACTGTATAAAGTTAGTCCAAACATAAATATACCAGAAGCTTATCAACTTTTACCGTGATAATGGGAAGTAAAGGACCAAAAATCTCCTCATTCAAGATCAGAGAATCTTGTGGGGCATCCAGTATAACAGTGGGAGTGATCTTGCTGTAAGATGGACAAGGAAAAGAATTTCATGAATACATCATCAACCAACACCATATCATTGCTGAAGAAGAAAGGGCAGAACCAAGTTTTGGAACTCACAGATTGGCTTTATCCCGTTGACCACCAATAACTATTTTACTGGAAACCTTCTCTTCATCCAAAAGCTTTGTTAGACGTTCAAAATGTCgggaatttataatttttgacAAGTCCTTTGAATTCACAGGATCCTTTCCATAGAATTTTTCTAGTTCAGATGAAAGCGCATCAACCTGAGAAATCATATCAGAATTTGATCAAAGAGAGAACGTATACCCCTATTTGCATGTACAATATAGTTCAGTTGGTATTGCTTACAAATTTTGATGCATAGTCCTTTGTAGTTATTATATAATCAGGTGAAACACAGGTTTGTCCACTGTTGCATCCCCACTTGCCTGAGATTATTCTTCTTGCCGCAACCTTAAGAACAAACAGAACAAGCACATCATCTGTTGGTGTTTGATTCAGAAAAATTCAGATTTGGTCGAGTTTCAGTAACTGAGGCCTGACGGACTTACTGTTAAGTTGATGTTTGAATCAACGATTACTGGACATTTCCCACCAAGCTCCAAAATCACAGGTGTAAGATGCTTAGCAGCAGCAGCTAATATAACACGTCCAACCTTGCTATTCCCTGTAGAAAGTTTGTTTGATTAGGTTTAGGACCAATAAAGTTTGTGATACCAACACCAATAGTTGATATTTTTATTACGATTCAAATATAAAATCGAGAGAGCGATATACAGAGCTACTTCACCTCCAAGTAGAGCAAACTATAACCAAAACCAGCTGTGAAATATCTCTTCAAATTTCTGATACTTAACTACATTCTAATATAGCTATCATTATATACAAACTTCTTTTTTTCTGTCCCTTTACATGTTAATAGGCTTAGTTACATTAAGATTCATTAACTAATAAGATTTAGTTACTAAACTTTTGGAGCTAGACTAAGAGGTTCTTGACCACTTGACTGCTAAATCTGAAAGAATCTCTCAGTCCAATTACAAGTCAGTGCTTCCGTTATTTAATCGATCAGCAGATATTTGCGTGGTCCTCTGAACTCAGGGACTAGAAAACATTGCAGAGTTTGTAACCTTTTGCTTGAGCAATCAGAAAATAAACAAGAAAACCTATCAATCTAAAAGAAAATTCCAGTAATATATGGTGCCAATTTCAGCATCGCGTGCAGGTAAAAGAAATAGAGAAAATACTCTTGTATGTAAAACCACCTAGCAACATTAGCATCTAAAAGCTTGAGCAGACTCTTTTACTATGAACCAACTATGGGTGTTTATTAGCTCACAAGTACCTGTGTAAAATATTTTGTCCCATTTTTGTTCCAGTAATGCACTTGTTTCGTGAATACCACCTTCTATAACTTTCACAGCTGAGACATCCATATACTGCCCAAGAAGTTTTGAGATAACTGAGGAAGTTGCAGGGGCAACTTCAGATGGCTTCAGTACTACAGCATTACCAGCTGAAATAGCTCCAATGACTGGCTCAAGTGACAACACTTTGGCAGAGAACAGCATCATATGCGAACAATAACAAGGCCAATTTATCAATATCACATATGGCaaagaaaaattttaaatagataaaaggCCAAACATATGCAGGACAAGAACTAGAACATACAGATAGGATAGTTCCATGTTGATATAACCAATACGACGCCATAGGGTTCTGATACTAATTCAGCTGATGAGGGAAAAGTGGTCATGGAAGTTTTAACCTGCAATCACAAAAAATCAGCACCATTTGACAATCTGAATAAACAAATAAGAGAATCATGATAATTTAAAACTATAAATAAACACAAATTTACTTTTTCAGGCTTCATCCATCGATGCAATTGCTTCAGCGCCATCTTGCATGCTGATACTACTGCAGCAATCTGCATGACAAAATAGTTAAGTTGTATTCTGAAATGATGAAACAGTAAGATTAAATACTTCCATGGTGTAGTTTAGTGAACAATAAGTTACATACAAAAAGGTAACAGTCAAAAGATGAACTGGAAATAAAAGCACAAAGAAACAGAGAATAGATGATAAGCTTAGGATCGTAATGATAAAAACCTCCCAATGCATCTCTGACGATGTAACATCAAAAGTTTCTCTTCATTTCATAAACAATATATCTGATAAGGTGCAGATGAAACAGCTCGAATCTGTTCGCTTTTGGGAAATATTTTGTTGATCTTCCATTCATCATTCAAATTTCTAGACTCTATCTAGGTAAAACTTGCAAAAGTTCTGAAGGAAGTGAGATAATTTTATCTTTAGCTTTTTTGACACCTCCCTACCTCTTTTTATTTCACCAAACTCATCTTACAGCTAATACGGAAAGCATAACATATGCTTAACATATATATTCTCcaaactataaaaaaaaaattggttctTTCCTGTGACCATAATGCCAATTCATGTGCAGACCCTTCTCTTTTGCAGGATTTTGTTCTGCTAAAGTCTTCCAATGAGAAATCCTTCAGATTTTATTACATTCTTGAGCTGAGCTTAAGAAAGTGTCTCGCCAGCCCATAAGAAGAAGCAAACAACACGTAGACAGTAAAAATTGAATGGTACAGGTTAGTCTATTTGTACGGACGACAAGTATTATTTACACAGCTttagtttaaaatttaaatacataaaaGCAGTAATCTATATTCCTAACCGAATTCCCCAAACAAAAAACTAGAAATTCTCTTTCAATAATAGGAAAAACATTTATGGACATTTCCCAAGAGTCGCAAGTTGAAAATCTTGTGATAGCTTATAAAAGGCAAACATCCATATCCACCAATAACAAATCTCCAGCTAACAAAGCATGATGTACAAGCAAAGAATTTGAAATCTCGCGTGCATCAAATCACCCAAAAAGGATGGTTCGTGTCATCCCTCTTTCCTCGTAAAATTAAGTAACTTCCAAAATTCCAATCAAAACTTTCGCTTTACACATCAAACAAATAGTTAAAGAACAGTATTAACTCCACCAGCAACCACCGTTAGGCGTCATAATTCCAAGAAGTcaaaaggaaaataaataaacagaaatGCAGAAAATCCTagttattttttcattaatGAGCAGGAAGCATTAAATGCAGTTGACTATAAAAGGTAACATCTCACACATCATCTGCAATATCAATAAACACGAATACAAACTACAAAGGTATTTGAAATCAACTCCGAATTTC harbors:
- the LOC131009648 gene encoding uncharacterized protein LOC131009648, which encodes MFEANFKKQFSYIKAWKVLCECERFMSQVGDVHSAKKSKGSDGQATTTSSEPSITTRPQGQKATKRDKGKGKKGEGSSRGISVFEALEKVAESMKEHALQTGQIAEVKNVQAEMKQEEIDMKLLNTDTTNMTGAQLALHNHLVQEVLKRRGLI
- the LOC131011864 gene encoding uncharacterized protein LOC131011864; translation: MGEHARPNPNDLIRFLGIANVCRACKSFLSKCYPEKQPFFLKKPANKPKPKPIEDTKISRSKTKKHNAGREVDDRQGSDYDDTQATRSPHRGSGSSRLSRNLSYHGRSGAATGPLSRSLSHKESTRGAAVGGLTHTFSRSTSRGIAAPIIFSNSSGLIKPAAMEKQLECTLEELCFGCIKKVAIKRDAVKGNGQIVEEDEIVTIKVEPGWRRGTKITFEGKGNQMPGTEAADVVFVIAEKEHSLFKRQEDDLQLGVEIMLVDALTGCALLLPLLGGETTSLRIEDVVHPGYVKTIQGQGMPKQHEPGTRGDLIVNISAKFPETLTQEQRSTAATILQQTC
- the LOC131011863 gene encoding aldehyde dehydrogenase family 3 member H1 isoform X3, whose protein sequence is MALKQLHRWMKPEKVKTSMTTFPSSAELVSEPYGVVLVISTWNYPILLSLEPVIGAISAGNAVVLKPSEVAPATSSVISKLLGQYMDVSAVKVIEGGIHETSALLEQKWDKIFYTGNSKVGRVILAAAAKHLTPVILELGGKCPVIVDSNINLTVAARRIISGKWGCNSGQTCVSPDYIITTKDYASKFVDALSSELEKFYGKDPVNSKDLSKIINSRHFERLTKLLDEEKVSSKIVIGGQRDKANLKITPTVILDAPQDSLILNEEIFGPLLPIITVNNIKDGINLITSKDKPLAAYIFTNDKKLKEEFVQRVSAGGISVNEVTIHLAEATLPFGGVGESGMGSYHGKFSFEAFSHKKPVLYRGFGGEISARYPPYTSRKLKFVKAVLSGDILGIIRVLLGW
- the LOC131011863 gene encoding aldehyde dehydrogenase isoform X1, with translation MAVSVETAAEELRDVYSSGKTRSYEWRVSQLKALLKIATHHEKEIIEAVNSDLGKHEHEAFLHEIAAVVSACKMALKQLHRWMKPEKVKTSMTTFPSSAELVSEPYGVVLVISTWNYPILLSLEPVIGAISAGNAVVLKPSEVAPATSSVISKLLGQYMDVSAVKVIEGGIHETSALLEQKWDKIFYTGNSKVGRVILAAAAKHLTPVILELGGKCPVIVDSNINLTVAARRIISGKWGCNSGQTCVSPDYIITTKDYASKFVDALSSELEKFYGKDPVNSKDLSKIINSRHFERLTKLLDEEKVSSKIVIGGQRDKANLKITPTVILDAPQDSLILNEEIFGPLLPIITVNNIKDGINLITSKDKPLAAYIFTNDKKLKEEFVQRVSAGGISVNEVTIHLAEATLPFGGVGESGMGSYHGKFSFEAFSHKKPVLYRGFGGEISARYPPYTSRKLKFVKAVLSGDILGIIRVLLGW
- the LOC131011863 gene encoding aldehyde dehydrogenase isoform X2, with product MHWEIAAVVSACKMALKQLHRWMKPEKVKTSMTTFPSSAELVSEPYGVVLVISTWNYPILLSLEPVIGAISAGNAVVLKPSEVAPATSSVISKLLGQYMDVSAVKVIEGGIHETSALLEQKWDKIFYTGNSKVGRVILAAAAKHLTPVILELGGKCPVIVDSNINLTVAARRIISGKWGCNSGQTCVSPDYIITTKDYASKFVDALSSELEKFYGKDPVNSKDLSKIINSRHFERLTKLLDEEKVSSKIVIGGQRDKANLKITPTVILDAPQDSLILNEEIFGPLLPIITVNNIKDGINLITSKDKPLAAYIFTNDKKLKEEFVQRVSAGGISVNEVTIHLAEATLPFGGVGESGMGSYHGKFSFEAFSHKKPVLYRGFGGEISARYPPYTSRKLKFVKAVLSGDILGIIRVLLGW